The Chryseobacterium sp. 7 genome includes a region encoding these proteins:
- a CDS encoding T9SS type A sorting domain-containing protein, with translation MKSTTFLTICSLLISIFSFGQTSTEQFETESNGSTSFTDNGVIFNIISHVSVFDIQGNFPGTGWSGTANDNRYIDNSNDSQSPPSFSIKTTSNLFKVNRFWMYLSALNLDLNVSGNITVTGKLSGVTKFTQTKTTGFATSLGSTNGYTLIDLTNLNGQNYSNIIIDELQITANGAFRYVALDAFTWVKDSNLVLGTSEIKSTKKDLTVYPNPTNGLLSVTTEKASEAKVYSMDGKMLKTVQTQKGNNEINISELPKGVYIIKTATESTKVIKN, from the coding sequence ATGAAAAGCACTACTTTTTTAACCATTTGTAGTCTGCTCATTTCAATTTTTTCATTCGGGCAGACCAGTACAGAGCAATTTGAAACGGAATCGAACGGAAGTACAAGCTTCACCGATAATGGGGTCATTTTCAACATTATTTCGCATGTGAGTGTCTTTGACATCCAGGGAAATTTCCCGGGAACAGGATGGAGCGGAACAGCAAATGACAATAGATATATTGATAATTCTAACGATTCTCAATCGCCACCATCCTTCAGTATTAAAACAACTTCAAATTTGTTTAAAGTAAACAGGTTCTGGATGTATCTTTCAGCATTGAATCTGGATCTGAATGTCTCAGGAAATATTACTGTAACAGGAAAGCTGAGTGGAGTGACAAAATTTACCCAAACAAAAACTACGGGGTTCGCAACCTCACTAGGTTCTACAAACGGATATACTTTGATTGACCTAACGAACCTGAACGGGCAAAACTATTCGAATATTATAATTGATGAGCTTCAAATCACTGCGAACGGAGCATTCAGATATGTAGCTCTCGATGCCTTTACCTGGGTAAAAGACAGCAATCTGGTATTGGGTACTTCAGAGATTAAAAGCACTAAAAAGGACCTGACTGTTTATCCTAATCCAACCAACGGTTTATTATCTGTTACAACTGAGAAAGCCAGTGAAGCAAAAGTATACAGTATGGATGGTAAAATGCTGAAAACAGTACAAACTCAGAAGGGAAATAATGAAATTAATATTTCTGAGCTTCCAAAAGGAGTTTACATCATCAAAACAGCGACAGAATCTACCAAAGTAATTAAAAACTAA
- a CDS encoding phage tail protein, which produces MEEYIGIVKLFAGNFAPRGWMFCDGSLLAISRNSALFSILGTTYGGDGITTFALPNLKGRMALGAGNVNANEFYPLGVVAGTTQNTLLASNMPSMGSGFQLKVANTNANSSTPSATTSIAITGNQVGRDFNAVTSYVNNVNPDTAINAQSIVYVGQNIPVNNMPPYLGLNYIICVEGIYPSRS; this is translated from the coding sequence ATGGAAGAGTACATTGGAATCGTAAAATTATTTGCAGGAAATTTCGCACCCAGAGGCTGGATGTTTTGTGACGGAAGCTTATTAGCAATTTCAAGAAATTCAGCTTTATTCTCTATTTTAGGAACAACATATGGCGGAGACGGTATTACAACTTTCGCTTTGCCTAACTTAAAAGGACGTATGGCTTTAGGAGCCGGCAATGTAAATGCAAACGAATTTTATCCTTTGGGAGTGGTAGCGGGTACTACACAAAACACACTTTTAGCATCCAATATGCCAAGTATGGGAAGTGGATTTCAGCTGAAAGTTGCCAACACAAATGCCAATTCATCAACTCCCAGCGCCACAACATCTATAGCCATTACAGGAAATCAGGTAGGTAGAGATTTCAATGCTGTTACAAGCTATGTAAACAATGTTAATCCTGACACTGCAATCAATGCTCAAAGTATTGTATATGTAGGACAAAATATACCTGTAAATAATATGCCGCCTTACCTTGGCTTAAACTATATTATCTGCGTGGAAGGCATCTATCCTTCAAGAAGTTAA
- a CDS encoding enoyl-CoA hydratase/isomerase family protein, giving the protein MSEFVASEIRNNIAEITFGTPKSNSLPGAILEKLAETILQEGAKDEVKAILVKSAGEKAFCAGASFDELLAIEELEASKKFFGGFAKVLNAMRNCGKIVVVRVQGKTTGGGVGIACGADYCFATKDSALALTEINLGIGPFVIGPYVERKIGKSQFSAMAIDADFRTAEWAEQHNIYHSVSANIQEMDEELEKFLQTLASRSSDALALIKKVSWEGTDHFNELMPARIHMSASLILEDSAKKNIESIKERLRVK; this is encoded by the coding sequence ATGAGCGAATTTGTAGCGTCAGAAATTAGAAATAATATTGCCGAAATAACTTTCGGGACTCCTAAAAGCAACTCTCTTCCGGGAGCAATTTTAGAAAAACTGGCAGAAACCATCCTTCAGGAAGGAGCTAAAGATGAAGTAAAAGCAATTTTGGTAAAGAGTGCTGGAGAGAAAGCATTCTGTGCAGGAGCAAGCTTTGATGAACTTTTAGCCATTGAAGAACTGGAGGCTTCCAAGAAATTTTTCGGTGGTTTTGCAAAAGTTTTAAATGCCATGAGAAACTGTGGAAAAATTGTAGTGGTAAGAGTTCAGGGAAAAACTACAGGTGGTGGAGTAGGAATTGCATGTGGAGCCGACTATTGTTTTGCAACCAAAGATTCTGCTTTAGCGCTTACAGAGATTAATCTGGGAATTGGCCCTTTTGTAATCGGTCCTTATGTAGAAAGAAAAATCGGAAAGTCTCAATTCTCTGCAATGGCTATTGATGCAGACTTCAGAACTGCTGAATGGGCAGAACAACATAATATCTATCATTCCGTTTCAGCAAATATTCAGGAAATGGATGAGGAATTGGAGAAATTTTTACAGACGCTGGCTTCTAGAAGCAGTGATGCTTTAGCTTTAATTAAAAAAGTTTCATGGGAAGGTACAGATCATTTCAATGAATTAATGCCTGCAAGAATTCATATGAGTGCAAGTCTTATCCTTGAAGATTCTGCTAAGAAAAATATTGAGTCTATTAAAGAAAGACTGAGAGTAAAATAA
- a CDS encoding SusC/RagA family TonB-linked outer membrane protein: MKMKLILSTAVLFFVGGHLVEAQKTKRDTIPQDTKIDEIVVVAYGSQKRETMVGSNTEVKAKQFADRPITSIGQALDGASAGVKISTSTGQPGSSPSIQIRGIGSYGISTSPLYVVDGTIYTGSLAAINPNDIASFNILKDAASTSLYGSAAANGVVLITTKSGKKGKDAFNFSMSTGAVGRSIPEYDRVNVYQYYPLIWESIRNGRMTAIPGTTVADANAYATAQLISGVLKTNVFNVADNQLVVNGILNPDAKLKYTDLDWQKPLMNTGFRQNYEVNYSGGSNTTTYFTSVGYTNETGYLIKSDFERFTARLKVDSQVKSWLKLGTSISGVSSNGNNSVDGADNNSAYINPYRWTRTMAPIYSPYAHDPNTFATLYDNAGNVVYDAGSARGADAAAGRNVIQETLLNKDLSKNYYIISRAYAEIKVDPYLTLSTNAGYDIRNNRRSTYGNKIIGDAAPGGSAEKYSFTEQTFTWNQLLNYKRKFGDHNFEFLLGHENYKYMYEYLYGYKKGQIVDDNDELVNFVTPASLTSRTDNYRKEGVFSRLNYDYKSKYLLSGSIRWDGSSRFAKDVRWDSFWSLGAGWRLKGEEFLSNSSLISELKLRGSYGEVGNDGTNSYYMYKSTYTLGYNNAQEPGILFGFLADPSITWEANKQTDVGIDFGFLNNRITGSVEYYNRVTEDLIFPVPLPVSSGVPDNTISRNVGTMYNRGFEFSINADVIRTQNFTWNINANASTLKNQITELSNGITEIINGTKKISVGHSIYDYWLRQWYGVDPADGSPLFLAADAYANTTAADIRTVNGQKVTTNFNKAKYDYSGTAIPDLFGSFGTSITYKQWALTAMFTYQLGGKTYDSNYAALMSSYSQGGALSTDILDRWTTPGQITDVPALNSSTYTSSNAGNSSRWLVSSDFLTFRQATLSYSFSPETLSQLGVTGLRILVSGENIWSKTARKGLEPSQAFNGTASNRYTPARVVTIGFNVSF; the protein is encoded by the coding sequence ATGAAAATGAAATTAATCTTGAGCACTGCTGTGCTGTTCTTTGTAGGAGGACACCTGGTGGAGGCTCAAAAAACGAAACGTGACACCATACCACAGGATACTAAGATTGATGAAATCGTTGTAGTAGCCTACGGGAGCCAAAAAAGGGAAACAATGGTAGGTTCTAATACCGAAGTAAAAGCTAAGCAATTTGCAGATCGCCCTATCACAAGTATCGGGCAAGCTTTGGATGGAGCGAGTGCCGGTGTTAAAATAAGTACCAGTACAGGGCAGCCAGGAAGCTCACCAAGTATTCAGATTCGCGGAATAGGCTCTTATGGAATTTCTACATCACCTTTATATGTGGTGGATGGTACTATTTATACCGGATCACTTGCAGCAATTAATCCCAACGATATAGCATCATTCAATATCCTGAAAGATGCTGCGTCCACTTCGTTGTACGGTTCTGCAGCAGCCAATGGAGTTGTTTTGATCACCACAAAATCAGGTAAAAAAGGAAAAGATGCCTTCAACTTTAGTATGAGCACCGGAGCAGTGGGAAGATCAATTCCTGAATATGATAGAGTGAATGTTTATCAATATTATCCTCTTATCTGGGAATCCATCAGAAACGGAAGAATGACTGCCATTCCCGGCACTACTGTAGCAGATGCTAATGCCTATGCAACAGCACAATTAATTTCCGGGGTTTTGAAAACAAATGTTTTTAATGTGGCCGATAATCAATTGGTTGTTAATGGAATTTTAAATCCCGATGCAAAACTTAAATATACAGATTTGGACTGGCAGAAGCCTTTAATGAATACCGGTTTCAGACAGAATTATGAAGTAAACTACAGTGGTGGTAGCAATACAACAACTTATTTTACTTCAGTAGGATACACCAATGAAACAGGATATCTTATCAAATCAGATTTTGAAAGATTTACTGCAAGATTAAAAGTAGATTCACAAGTTAAAAGCTGGCTGAAATTAGGAACAAGTATCAGTGGGGTCTCTTCTAACGGAAATAACTCCGTAGATGGAGCTGATAATAATTCAGCATACATCAACCCGTACAGATGGACAAGAACAATGGCGCCAATTTATAGCCCGTATGCCCATGATCCTAACACATTTGCCACTCTTTATGATAATGCAGGGAATGTAGTATATGATGCAGGAAGTGCTAGAGGAGCAGATGCGGCAGCTGGAAGAAACGTAATTCAGGAAACACTTTTAAATAAAGATCTTTCTAAAAACTATTATATTATTTCAAGAGCATACGCAGAAATTAAAGTGGATCCATATCTTACTTTGTCCACCAATGCAGGATATGATATCAGAAATAACAGAAGAAGTACTTACGGAAATAAGATTATTGGAGATGCTGCTCCTGGAGGATCGGCAGAAAAATATAGCTTTACGGAACAGACCTTCACTTGGAATCAGCTCTTGAATTATAAAAGAAAATTTGGAGATCATAATTTTGAATTCCTTTTAGGACACGAAAACTATAAGTATATGTACGAATACCTATATGGGTATAAAAAAGGTCAGATTGTAGATGACAATGATGAACTGGTAAACTTTGTAACTCCGGCATCCCTTACCTCGCGTACAGATAACTATAGAAAAGAAGGGGTTTTTTCACGATTGAACTATGATTATAAATCAAAATATTTGCTTTCAGGATCTATCCGTTGGGATGGCTCGTCAAGATTTGCTAAAGATGTAAGATGGGATTCATTCTGGTCTCTTGGTGCCGGATGGAGATTGAAAGGGGAAGAGTTCTTAAGCAATTCTAGTCTTATCAGTGAATTAAAGCTGAGAGGTTCTTATGGAGAAGTTGGAAATGATGGAACAAATAGTTATTATATGTACAAAAGTACCTATACTTTAGGATATAATAATGCACAGGAGCCTGGGATTTTATTTGGATTTTTGGCAGATCCTTCAATTACATGGGAGGCTAACAAGCAAACTGATGTAGGGATTGATTTTGGATTTTTGAATAACAGAATTACAGGATCTGTAGAGTACTATAACAGGGTTACTGAGGATTTGATTTTCCCGGTTCCTCTTCCGGTTTCTTCCGGCGTTCCGGATAACACAATCAGCAGAAATGTGGGAACAATGTACAACCGCGGATTCGAATTCAGTATTAATGCAGATGTTATTAGAACTCAGAACTTCACGTGGAATATCAATGCTAATGCGTCAACCCTTAAAAATCAGATCACAGAACTTTCTAACGGAATAACAGAAATCATCAACGGAACTAAGAAAATTTCTGTAGGACATTCCATATATGATTATTGGTTGAGACAATGGTATGGGGTAGATCCTGCTGATGGTTCTCCACTATTTTTGGCAGCAGATGCATATGCCAATACAACAGCTGCAGATATCAGAACGGTGAACGGGCAAAAAGTAACCACCAACTTTAATAAAGCAAAGTATGACTATTCAGGAACCGCAATCCCTGATTTGTTCGGAAGCTTTGGAACATCCATTACTTATAAACAATGGGCATTAACTGCAATGTTTACTTATCAGTTAGGTGGAAAAACGTATGATTCCAATTATGCAGCTTTAATGTCAAGTTACTCGCAGGGTGGAGCATTAAGTACAGATATCCTTGACAGATGGACAACTCCGGGTCAGATCACGGATGTTCCTGCATTGAATTCATCAACATATACAAGTTCAAATGCCGGAAACTCTTCAAGATGGCTGGTGAGCTCAGATTTTCTTACATTCAGACAGGCTACATTAAGCTACAGCTTTAGCCCGGAAACATTATCTCAGCTTGGGGTAACAGGATTAAGAATTCTTGTTTCCGGTGAAAATATCTGGAGTAAAACAGCAAGAAAGGGGCTGGAGCCATCACAGGCTTTTAATGGTACTGCATCAAACAGATATACTCCGGCAAGAGTAGTAACTATAGGATTTAATGTATCTTTTTAA
- a CDS encoding RagB/SusD family nutrient uptake outer membrane protein, which produces MKNIAKQYIKWAVVLSVFTGMVSCQSDYLETDPTTAASEEAAYSSAANLMAIINGMHRDMYYRQNDSQGQNGQGGIMIMMDALGDDLVFPSTGNGWYITTVRWQDQVNESGSNDFYPYQFYYALIRNANLVIANGPSVPAPTAADAATIKTAIGEAYAFRAFCYYMLVQIYGKRYVPGTNNTQLGVPIRLEANEIPLARNTVEEVYTQIGKDLNEAATRLAGITRATKSHFNDKVILGLKARVALTQGNYAAAVTAAQSARVGFALMDNATYTAGFNNLAGVGEWMWGATIIADQGDSFSNFGAYMSRNFNSTNIRQAPKAINSKLFLSFPSTDIRTKNFDPTGAHTALALPSTYSKFPYTGQKFLAASQADSRVDVPYMRSAEMYLIEAEALARSGDEAGSKAVFNVFAKNRNPSYTGAATTGAAYITEILNSRRLEFWGEGFRFLDLKRLNQGLDRTGANHSSVVTNNVMTVANTDLRWEFLIPRTEINANPLIVQNPL; this is translated from the coding sequence ATGAAAAATATCGCAAAACAATATATAAAATGGGCTGTTGTTCTTTCAGTCTTCACGGGAATGGTTTCATGTCAGAGTGATTACCTTGAAACAGATCCTACTACTGCCGCTTCAGAGGAAGCAGCATATTCCAGTGCAGCCAATCTCATGGCAATTATTAACGGAATGCATAGAGATATGTATTACAGACAAAATGATAGCCAGGGACAAAACGGTCAGGGTGGAATCATGATTATGATGGATGCTCTGGGAGATGATCTTGTCTTTCCTTCTACAGGTAACGGATGGTATATTACTACTGTAAGATGGCAGGATCAGGTAAATGAAAGCGGTTCTAATGATTTTTATCCTTACCAGTTTTATTATGCGTTAATCAGAAATGCAAATCTGGTTATAGCTAATGGTCCTTCAGTTCCTGCACCTACTGCAGCTGATGCTGCTACTATTAAAACCGCTATTGGAGAAGCTTACGCATTCAGGGCGTTCTGCTATTATATGCTGGTTCAGATTTATGGTAAAAGATATGTTCCTGGTACAAATAATACCCAACTTGGTGTTCCCATCAGATTGGAAGCTAATGAAATACCTTTGGCCAGAAATACTGTAGAAGAAGTATATACACAGATCGGAAAAGATCTTAACGAAGCCGCAACCAGACTTGCGGGCATTACCAGAGCAACAAAATCGCACTTTAATGATAAAGTGATTTTAGGATTGAAAGCCAGAGTTGCATTAACACAAGGGAATTATGCAGCTGCTGTAACTGCAGCTCAGTCAGCACGCGTTGGTTTTGCTCTGATGGATAATGCGACGTATACGGCCGGATTCAATAATTTGGCAGGTGTTGGCGAATGGATGTGGGGTGCTACAATTATAGCAGATCAGGGAGATTCATTCTCAAACTTTGGTGCTTATATGTCCAGAAACTTTAACTCTACCAATATTCGTCAGGCTCCAAAAGCTATTAACAGCAAATTATTTTTATCATTTCCGTCTACAGATATTAGAACGAAAAATTTTGACCCGACAGGAGCACACACAGCACTTGCATTGCCTTCAACATATTCTAAATTCCCATATACAGGTCAGAAGTTCCTTGCAGCAAGTCAGGCAGACAGTAGAGTGGATGTTCCTTATATGAGGTCTGCGGAAATGTATCTTATTGAAGCGGAAGCATTGGCCAGATCAGGAGATGAAGCCGGTTCTAAAGCAGTATTCAATGTATTTGCAAAAAACAGAAACCCTTCTTATACAGGTGCTGCTACAACAGGAGCTGCTTATATCACAGAAATTCTCAACAGCAGAAGACTGGAATTCTGGGGAGAAGGTTTTAGATTCTTAGATCTGAAGAGACTGAATCAAGGTTTGGACAGAACAGGAGCTAATCACTCTTCGGTAGTGACCAATAATGTAATGACAGTTGCTAACACAGATTTACGTTGGGAATTCCTTATCCCAAGAACAGAGATTAATGCCAATCCGTTGATTGTTCAGAACCCTTTATAA
- a CDS encoding winged helix-turn-helix domain-containing protein, with product MIKINQLNKEFESRVRLGIMSVLMVNDWVDFSEMKSLLEITDGNLASHSNALEKAEYIEVKKEFVGKKPKTSYRVTQNGRQAFTEHLDALEKLLGR from the coding sequence ATGATTAAAATAAATCAACTCAATAAAGAATTCGAAAGCCGCGTAAGACTGGGGATTATGTCCGTTCTTATGGTTAACGACTGGGTTGATTTTTCTGAAATGAAAAGCCTGCTCGAAATTACAGACGGAAACCTGGCGAGCCACAGCAATGCACTGGAAAAAGCAGAATATATAGAAGTGAAAAAAGAATTTGTAGGAAAAAAACCTAAAACATCTTACCGTGTTACACAGAACGGAAGACAGGCTTTTACCGAACACCTGGATGCACTTGAAAAGCTGTTGGGACGATAG
- a CDS encoding Coq4 family protein: MKKIRVQFLLFVYDKTQKLYRKYFKKKKRQWQFNEKQLLEFQEDSLGRKLGEFYRKHGFTMIPKMENHDVHHLITGCGTNFEDEIAMQYLLLGNGKLNAHLLAAIVLGTIILPEYVKIYIKAYKKGQNMRAFHHWDFEGLLWQNYDHVKDFIQQKETIVLH, encoded by the coding sequence ATGAAAAAAATACGCGTTCAGTTTCTGCTGTTTGTGTACGATAAAACACAAAAATTATACAGAAAATATTTCAAAAAGAAAAAAAGACAATGGCAGTTTAATGAAAAACAACTGTTGGAGTTTCAGGAAGATTCTTTAGGCAGAAAGCTCGGAGAGTTTTACAGGAAACACGGTTTTACCATGATCCCCAAAATGGAAAACCATGATGTACACCACCTGATTACAGGCTGTGGAACCAACTTCGAAGATGAAATTGCCATGCAGTATCTGCTCCTCGGAAACGGTAAGCTCAATGCACACCTTTTGGCAGCAATCGTATTAGGAACCATTATTCTCCCGGAATATGTGAAAATTTATATCAAGGCTTATAAAAAGGGACAAAATATGAGAGCCTTTCATCACTGGGATTTTGAAGGGCTGCTGTGGCAGAATTATGATCATGTGAAAGACTTTATTCAACAAAAAGAAACAATAGTTCTTCATTAA
- a CDS encoding DUF4153 domain-containing protein — protein MKTHHYIFITALLFVIVFYDQEVGLNLGILGIVYALLTLFRTPEKNKTRALYILFATSILSSIAFAWFGDFASFIAVASSLLLLGYKSKNRRLKILFLIPVFIVNCCTSFCRFFSFDEWLPKKNVSGLWQKTFAFILIPLVLVSVFFGIYSAGSDHFASLFTDYELDINLWQLFCLSALGFFIAFNYWNYAVEKLIYKNNHFLDNEFSKDSRIPKATYSFLDLDAERTSGIISFVLLNILLVFFIITYNYEQFYEAVKTPVQLSEETHERVNAVIMSIVMAILVIMFYFKSGFNFDPKAGLLKILAKIWIFLNAILVISAALKNYEYIVNYAFTYKRLGVFAFLLLSLVGLTLTFIKIQRQKRNIFLVNTMIWYFYATILVCSYINWGGFITAQNMKRKDFAVNYHLTSVNFSEKALLKYADEKKDQKLKKTLQDKVKNETSKTFLSKIIYYQTIK, from the coding sequence ATGAAAACACATCATTATATATTCATTACAGCCCTTCTCTTTGTTATTGTCTTTTATGATCAGGAGGTAGGGCTTAACCTCGGAATTCTGGGAATTGTTTATGCCCTGTTAACGCTGTTTAGAACCCCAGAAAAAAATAAAACCAGAGCACTATATATCCTTTTTGCAACAAGTATTCTGTCCAGCATTGCGTTTGCCTGGTTTGGAGATTTTGCATCCTTTATTGCGGTAGCAAGTTCACTGCTTTTATTAGGATATAAATCCAAAAATAGAAGGCTGAAAATTCTCTTTTTAATTCCGGTTTTTATTGTGAACTGCTGTACGTCCTTCTGCCGTTTTTTTAGTTTTGATGAATGGCTGCCTAAAAAGAATGTATCCGGATTATGGCAAAAGACATTTGCTTTTATTTTGATTCCGTTGGTGCTGGTTTCTGTTTTCTTTGGAATTTATTCTGCGGGAAGTGATCATTTTGCATCTCTTTTCACAGATTATGAACTCGATATTAATCTGTGGCAGCTATTCTGTCTTTCAGCTTTAGGTTTTTTTATAGCTTTCAATTACTGGAACTATGCGGTGGAAAAACTCATCTACAAAAACAATCATTTTCTGGATAATGAGTTCAGTAAAGATTCCCGGATTCCAAAAGCTACGTATTCCTTTCTTGATCTTGATGCAGAAAGAACAAGCGGAATAATCTCTTTTGTCTTGTTGAATATTTTACTCGTCTTCTTCATCATTACCTACAATTATGAACAGTTTTATGAAGCTGTAAAAACACCTGTTCAGCTATCCGAAGAAACCCATGAAAGAGTGAATGCCGTGATCATGTCTATCGTGATGGCCATTCTGGTGATCATGTTTTACTTTAAATCCGGTTTTAATTTTGATCCAAAAGCAGGTTTATTGAAAATATTAGCCAAAATCTGGATTTTCCTCAATGCTATTCTAGTGATTTCCGCAGCCCTTAAAAACTATGAGTATATCGTGAATTATGCATTTACGTATAAAAGACTAGGCGTTTTTGCATTCCTGCTTTTATCATTAGTTGGTTTAACGCTCACTTTTATTAAAATTCAAAGGCAGAAAAGAAACATTTTCTTGGTCAATACCATGATCTGGTATTTTTACGCAACCATTCTCGTGTGCAGCTATATCAATTGGGGTGGTTTTATTACTGCTCAGAATATGAAACGAAAAGATTTTGCAGTCAATTATCACTTAACGTCCGTTAATTTCAGTGAAAAAGCGCTCCTGAAATACGCAGATGAAAAAAAGGATCAGAAACTTAAAAAGACACTGCAGGATAAAGTGAAAAATGAAACATCCAAAACATTCCTTTCAAAGATTATCTATTATCAGACCATAAAATAA
- a CDS encoding DUF1361 domain-containing protein produces MKNFVESARFKINILLILMTVFCFSLSAFRYYISDTKVFLFLNWNLLLAWIPLLLSSFILAFNIRSKISLMAIIIVWILFFPNSPYILTDLFHLRARNAIPIWYDLIVILSYAWTGLICGFISLNDIEKRLSDYGNRNIINGVIVFFLFMSSFGVYLGRFLRWNSWDVLNNPFGLFSDIVVRLIYPMEYTKTWGVTVLMGLMLNFMYFTFKWAAANDEKELQPENKPINGLEQF; encoded by the coding sequence ATGAAAAACTTTGTAGAATCCGCTAGATTTAAGATTAATATACTATTGATCCTGATGACTGTATTCTGTTTCAGCCTCTCAGCTTTCAGATATTATATCAGTGATACAAAAGTGTTTTTGTTTCTCAACTGGAATCTTTTGCTGGCGTGGATTCCTTTATTGCTGAGTTCTTTCATTCTCGCTTTTAATATCAGAAGTAAAATCTCCCTGATGGCCATTATCATAGTCTGGATATTATTTTTTCCCAATTCTCCCTATATTCTGACAGATCTTTTTCATCTCCGAGCAAGAAATGCCATCCCGATCTGGTATGATCTTATTGTAATTCTTTCTTATGCATGGACAGGGCTGATCTGCGGTTTTATAAGTCTTAACGATATCGAAAAACGGCTTTCTGATTATGGTAACAGAAATATCATCAACGGAGTCATAGTGTTCTTTCTTTTCATGAGCAGCTTTGGAGTTTATCTTGGTAGATTTTTGAGATGGAATAGCTGGGATGTGCTTAATAATCCTTTTGGTCTCTTCTCCGATATTGTGGTACGGCTGATTTATCCGATGGAATATACCAAAACTTGGGGTGTTACAGTTTTAATGGGACTGATGCTCAACTTTATGTACTTTACGTTCAAATGGGCAGCCGCAAATGATGAAAAAGAATTGCAGCCGGAAAATAAACCAATAAACGGATTGGAACAGTTTTAG